CATGAGCGTGGGCATGATGCTGATCTCGGTCGAGCTGCTGTTCATGCTCGCCATCCTCCTCTTCATCCCCGGCTCCTACGCGGGGGCGTGTTTCCTCGGCTTCGCCATCGGCGAGTCGCTGGGCGCCTCCGCCCTCCGCATCGCGGGCGGCATCTTCACGAAGATCGCCGACATCGGCTCCGATCTCATGAAGATCGTCTTCAACATCAAGGAGGACGACGCACGCAACCCGGGCGTCATCGCCGACTGCGTGGGCGACAACGCCGGCGACTCGGTGGGGCCGACGGCCGACGGATTCGAGACCTATGGCGTCACCGGCGTCGCCCTCATCTCGTTCATCCTGCTGGCCGTCCGCGAGCCGGCCGTCCAGGTCCAGCTGCTGGTCTGGATCTTCATGATGCGCGTGCTCATGATCGTGGCCAGCGGCGCCTCCTACCTCCTCAACGAGGCCCTCACCCATAGCCGGTACGCCACCGCCACCCGGATGAACTTCGAGGCTCCGCTCACCTCGCTGGTCTGGCTGACGTCCGGCGTCTCGGTGGTGTCGACCTACGTGGCCTCCTACGCGCTGATCGGTGACCTGGGCGACGGCAGCCTGTGGTGGAAGCTCTCCACGGTGATCACCTGCGGCACGCTGGCCGGCGCCATCATCCCCGAGCTGGTCAAGGTCTTCACCTCGACGGAGTCGGCCCACGTGCGCGAGGTCGTGACCTCGGCCCGGGAGGGCGGGGCCTCGCTCGGCATCCTCTCGGGCCTGGTGGCCGGAAACTTCAGCGCCTACTGGCTGGGCATCGTCTTGATGCTGCTGATGGGCGTGGCCTTCCTGGTCAGCACGTTGGGCCTGGCCGCCCTGATGGTCGCTCCCGCCGTGTTCGCCTTCGGCCTGGTCGCCTTCGGCTTCCTCGGCATGGGGCCGGTGACGATCGCCGTCGACTCGTACGGGCCGGTGACCGACAACGCCCAGTCCATCTTCGAGCTCTCGCTGATCGAGCAGCTCCCGGGCGCGGCGGAGGAGGTGCGGCGCGAGCATGGCTTCGCCGTGAACTTCGAGCGGGCCAAGCACCTGCTGGAGGAGAACGACGGCGCCGGCAACACGTTCAAGGCCACCGCCAAGCCCGTCCTCATCGGCACCGCCGTGGTCGGCGCCACCACGATGATCTTCTCCATCATCGTGCTCCTCACCCACGGCCTCACCCAGAACCTGGACAAGCTCTCGGTGCTCCATCCCCCGTTCCTCCTGGGCCTGATCGCCGGCGGCGCCGTGATCTACTGGTTCACCGCGGCCTCGATCCAGGCGGTGACCACTGGCGCCTATCGCGCCGTGGAGTTCATCAAGGCGAATATCCGTCTGGAAGGCGCGACGAAGGCGTCCGTCAGCGACAGCAAACGGGTGGTGGAGATCTGCACCCAGTACGCGCAGCGCGGCATGTTCAACATCTTCCTGACCGTGTTCTTCGCCACGCTGGCCTTCGCCTTCCTGGAGCCGTACTTCTTCATCGGCTACCTGATCTCCATCGCGCTCTTCGGCCTTTTTCAAGCCGTGTTCATGGCCAACGCCGGCGGGGCCTGGGACAACGCCAAGAAGATCGTGGAGGTCGAGCTGAAGGAGAAGGGCACGGCGTTGCACGCGGCCACCGTCATCGGCGACACGGTCGGTGACCCCTTCAAGGACACCTCGTCGGTCGCCATGAACCCCATCATCAAGTTCACCACCCTCTTCGGCCTCCTGGCCGTGGAGCTGGCCGTCACCATCACGGCCGAGCGGGGCGGCGCCCTGACCTACGTCCTGGCGCTGGCCTTCTTCCTGGTTTCGGTGGTCTTCGTCTGGCGCTCGTTCTACCGGATGCGCATCCGGGGCGGCGCCGAGCCGGGGCCCACCGCCGTGCGAAGCGGAGTGCACGAGGCGGCGCGCGGCAACTAGCCGGTGGAGTTGCTCGTTGACCTGGCCAGCGGCCGCTACGCCCTGGACGATCTCGTTCGCTGGGGCGGGTATGTCGTCCTGGTCACGATCGTCTTCACCGAGACCGGCCTGCTGGTGGGCTTCTTCCTGCCCGGGGACTCGCTGCTGATCACGGCCGGCCTGGTGGCCGCCTCGGGGGGTCTGGACATCTGGTGGCTGAATGTCCTGCTCGTCGCGGCGGCGATCCTGGGCGACAGCACCGGCTATGCCATCGGCGCCCGGCTGGGGCCGCGGTTGTTCACCCGCGAGCGGTCGATGCTGTTCAACCCCCGCCACGTCGAGCGGACGCGGCAGTTCTACGCCCGTCACGGGGCCAAGACCATCGTGATCGCCCGGTTCGTCCCGATCATCCGGACCTTCGCGCCGGTCGTCGCTGGCGTGGGCCAGATGGCCTACCGTCGCTTCCTCGTCTACAACGTCGTGGGGGGCGTGGGATGGGTGGTCAGCATGACGTGGGCCGGCTATCTGCTGGGCCGGATCATCCCGGACCTCGACCGGTACATTCACCTCGTGGTGGCGATCGTCATCGTGCTGTCGGTGATCCCGATCGGGATCGAGTTCGCGCGCGAGCGGAGGAAGCGGTCGCCGGCGCCCTGAGGCTCCTGGCCGTCGCCCTCGGGCATGCGCCCTGGGCGGTGGCGAGCTGGCTCGGCCGCCGGCTGGGCGACCTCGCGTGTCTCAGCTTTCCCGGGCGCCGGCGGCTCACGCTCGACAACCTCGCCCGGGCCTTCCCCGAGCTGAGCGCCGCCGACCGCCGGGCGCTCTGCCGGCGCTCATGGCAGCATCTGGGCCTCGTGTTCGTCGAGCTGTGCGCGCTGCTGAGCCGCCCTCTGGACGACCTCCTGTCCCGAATCTCCGTGGAAGGACGAGAGCATCTCGATCGCGCCATGACGACGCACGGCCGGGTCCTCGCGCTGAGCGGCCACCTGGGGAACTGGGAATTGCTCAGCGTCGCCCATCGGGTGACGCCGTATCCGCTGGCCGTGGTGGTCCGGCCCCTGGACTCCCGGTGGCTGAATCCAATCGCCGAGCGGCTGCGGCGGCGCACGGGTGTGGAACTGATCGACAAGCGCGGGGCCCTGCGCCCGGTCCTGACCGCTCTGGCGCGCGGAGGCATGGTCGGTATCTTGCTCGACCAGAACGCCGCCCGCTCCGAAGGCGTGTTCGTTCCGTTCTTCGGCTCCCCGGCCAGCACGTCGCGCTCCGTCGCGCTGCTGGCGCTGCGCACCGGCGCGCCCGTCGTCCCGATCTTCGCGCGGCGTGAGGCGGACGGGCGCCATCGCATCATGGTTCAGGCACCGCTCGACCCGCCCAAGACCAGCGATCGCGAGGCGGCGGTGGCGGAGCTCACGGCGCGCTGCACGGAAGTGATCGAAGCGGCCATTCGCGAGGCACCCGAGCAGTGGCTCTGGATGCACAACCGCTGGCGGACCCGGCCCGTGGCCCCTGCGTGACCGGCATGCTGGTCGGGCTATTGCTTCTGGCCAGCGGGCCGGAAGCTCGCCTCGCGCGCGACGTCCCGATCGACGCGTACCGAACGGCCGCGGCGGCCGGCGCCTTGGGAACGGTCGCCGGGCGCGCCGTCGCCGATCCCAGGCGACCCGGCGAGCCTCCGACCGGCCTGAACGACGTCAGCGTGACGCTGCTCCCCCGCTCCCAGGCCCTGCTGGTCGAGCTCGAGCGTATCCGCGAACAGGCGCGGCGGGAGCCCGACGCGTACCGCTCGTCGGCTCGCGAAGTGGCACGGGCGCGGCGGGACTTCGAGCGCGCCCTGGCTCAGGCCGGTGACGCGGACCTGGTCCGGTTCACCGCGGTGGAGCCGGACGGCGCGTTCGTGCTCCGGCGGGTCCCGGCAGGAGCGTGGCTGCTCATCGCGCAGCGCGCGGTGTTCGTCCCGATAGCGGGTGCTGCTCCATCCCGGCGGGATCGCGAGAGCTTCAGGCCCCGCTCCCGCTTGACCGGGTATCTGGCGGTCACCATCTGGCTGCGGGAATTGACCGTGCGGTCGGGGGAGTCGCAGTCCGTCGAGCTGACGGACCGGAACGCCTGGATGAGAGCGATCGCGGAGGAGCGGGCACCGCAAAGCCGTCGATAAAACTGTCAGAACGGCAACGCGCGCCGGGGGGCGGCCTCCTCGCGTCCGGGCTCGCTCGACTCGGCGGCACACCGACAACTCAGCGATAAACCGGAGCAAACGCACCGGATCCACGCAGTCGTGGAGGCGGCCCTCGTCGTAGCGCGTTGACCCCTCGTCGCGGGCCGTGGTAAATAACGACCAGGCTTTTGATTGTATGACTATTGACGCTCGATTCCTCCATGTCGTCGGGGTGTTGCTGATCGTTCTGGCGTTGGCTCCACTCGCGCCCGCCGGAGCGGATCCCTATCTTTCGCAGGCCGACATCGTCGAGCATCCTGCGTTGCCGCCTGCGCTTCACGACCTCGATCCTGCGCTCGAGCAAGACCCGGGTGACGAGCTGGGCGCCGTCGACACTCGCCCCGAGGATGACGACTCCAACGTCGCCACCGGGATGGATCCGTGGGCCGAGGATTCGGCCGAGGCGACGGCAGAGCTCGACGTCGCCACCGAGATCGATCCGTGGGCCGAGGACGCGGTCGACTCCCGGAAGCCCGTCTACGAGGTAGTGGTGAACGAGAGGGTCAGGTACTTCCTCGATCGCTATACCGGCGATCGTCGGGAGGTCGTGAGCCTGTGGCTGGAGCGCGCCGCCCGTTACCTCGACATGATCCGTGAAGTCTTCCGGGCCCGTGGGCTGCCCGAGGAGCTGGCCTTCGTGGCGATGATCGAGAGCGGCTACAACCCGAAAGCGGTGTCGCGAGCCGGCGCCAAGGGGATGTGGCAGTTCATGGCGCCCACGGCGCGGCGCTACGGGTTGCGCGTCGACCGGTGGGTCGACGAGCGGCTCGACCCGGTCAAGTCGACCGCCGCCGCCGCCGCGTACTTGCAAGACCTGTACAGCCTCTTCGGCTCCTGGGCGCTCGCCAAGGCGGGCTACAACGCGGGCGAGATGAAGGTCGCCAGGGCGATTCGACTGACCGGGACGAACGACTTCTGGGAGCTCGCGCAGAGCCGCTACCTCCGCGATGAGACCAAGAATTTCGTCCCGGCCATCCATGCCGCCACCGTGATCGGTCGTGATCCCTCGCGGTACGGCTTCGAGCCGGGGACGGCGGAGCTTCCGGCGACGGCGGCGGTTCGGGTTCCGCCCCGGACGCGGCTGAGCGTGCTCGCGGCCAAGAGCGGGATCCCGCTGGCCACCCTGCGGGCCCTCAATCCGGTTCTCATCCGGGCCACGACGCCCCCGGGCCGACCGTACGAGCTCACGGTGCCCCTGGCCGACGCCGGGCGGATGCGGGCGGCGGTCGCTCCCAAGAAACGGACCGCGGTCGCCGCGCGGGGCAAGAGTCGGCGGGTCGCCGAGGCGACGGACATCCACGTGGTCCGGCCCAACGAGACCGTGAAGGGGATCGCGCATCGTTACGGCATCAAGGTGGCCGACCTGCTGCGCTGGAACACCCTGCTCGATCCCGATCGGATCCGCCCCGGTGACCGGCTGCGCGTCGTCGAGATCAGGGTGTCGGCCGAGCCCGCGCGCGGGCCTCGGTGACGATCGAAGTCAGGCTCTTCGCCACCTTCGCCTCGTACCTGCCTCCGGGCAGCGGTGGGGGTACCGCGATGATCGAGATGCCTCAGGGCAGCACCGTGGACGATGTCGCCGCGCATCTCGGCATTCCGTCCAGCCTGCCGCGCATCGCACTGGTGAACGGCCAGGATGCCGATCCGGGCCGGCGCCTGAGCTCGGGCGACATCGTGACGCTCTTCCCCCCACTGGCCGGGGGCAGCTGACAGCCCGCCGGGGGCCGCAGCAGGGGCGCGTGTCGTGGCCGGAATGGTACACTCAAACGGCTTCGGGAAA
The window above is part of the Candidatus Methylomirabilota bacterium genome. Proteins encoded here:
- a CDS encoding lysophospholipid acyltransferase family protein gives rise to the protein MAVALGHAPWAVASWLGRRLGDLACLSFPGRRRLTLDNLARAFPELSAADRRALCRRSWQHLGLVFVELCALLSRPLDDLLSRISVEGREHLDRAMTTHGRVLALSGHLGNWELLSVAHRVTPYPLAVVVRPLDSRWLNPIAERLRRRTGVELIDKRGALRPVLTALARGGMVGILLDQNAARSEGVFVPFFGSPASTSRSVALLALRTGAPVVPIFARREADGRHRIMVQAPLDPPKTSDREAAVAELTARCTEVIEAAIREAPEQWLWMHNRWRTRPVAPA
- a CDS encoding sodium-translocating pyrophosphatase, which produces MLAQAAPAAAAAARPHTPGGEVNLVLPSLDQGSFFGLTGHDFLLGGLAVCVLGLLFGLQSYLAVRKMPVHAAMREISELIYETCKAYMIQQGKLLLVLELFIGTVMVAYFGLTGSTLAQILIILIFSLIGIGGSFGVAWYGIRINTLANSRTAFASLQGRPYPVYAIPLRAGMSVGMMLISVELLFMLAILLFIPGSYAGACFLGFAIGESLGASALRIAGGIFTKIADIGSDLMKIVFNIKEDDARNPGVIADCVGDNAGDSVGPTADGFETYGVTGVALISFILLAVREPAVQVQLLVWIFMMRVLMIVASGASYLLNEALTHSRYATATRMNFEAPLTSLVWLTSGVSVVSTYVASYALIGDLGDGSLWWKLSTVITCGTLAGAIIPELVKVFTSTESAHVREVVTSAREGGASLGILSGLVAGNFSAYWLGIVLMLLMGVAFLVSTLGLAALMVAPAVFAFGLVAFGFLGMGPVTIAVDSYGPVTDNAQSIFELSLIEQLPGAAEEVRREHGFAVNFERAKHLLEENDGAGNTFKATAKPVLIGTAVVGATTMIFSIIVLLTHGLTQNLDKLSVLHPPFLLGLIAGGAVIYWFTAASIQAVTTGAYRAVEFIKANIRLEGATKASVSDSKRVVEICTQYAQRGMFNIFLTVFFATLAFAFLEPYFFIGYLISIALFGLFQAVFMANAGGAWDNAKKIVEVELKEKGTALHAATVIGDTVGDPFKDTSSVAMNPIIKFTTLFGLLAVELAVTITAERGGALTYVLALAFFLVSVVFVWRSFYRMRIRGGAEPGPTAVRSGVHEAARGN
- a CDS encoding transglycosylase SLT domain-containing protein, with product MTIDARFLHVVGVLLIVLALAPLAPAGADPYLSQADIVEHPALPPALHDLDPALEQDPGDELGAVDTRPEDDDSNVATGMDPWAEDSAEATAELDVATEIDPWAEDAVDSRKPVYEVVVNERVRYFLDRYTGDRREVVSLWLERAARYLDMIREVFRARGLPEELAFVAMIESGYNPKAVSRAGAKGMWQFMAPTARRYGLRVDRWVDERLDPVKSTAAAAAYLQDLYSLFGSWALAKAGYNAGEMKVARAIRLTGTNDFWELAQSRYLRDETKNFVPAIHAATVIGRDPSRYGFEPGTAELPATAAVRVPPRTRLSVLAAKSGIPLATLRALNPVLIRATTPPGRPYELTVPLADAGRMRAAVAPKKRTAVAARGKSRRVAEATDIHVVRPNETVKGIAHRYGIKVADLLRWNTLLDPDRIRPGDRLRVVEIRVSAEPARGPR
- a CDS encoding MoaD/ThiS family protein → MTIEVRLFATFASYLPPGSGGGTAMIEMPQGSTVDDVAAHLGIPSSLPRIALVNGQDADPGRRLSSGDIVTLFPPLAGGS
- a CDS encoding VTT domain-containing protein; this encodes MELLVDLASGRYALDDLVRWGGYVVLVTIVFTETGLLVGFFLPGDSLLITAGLVAASGGLDIWWLNVLLVAAAILGDSTGYAIGARLGPRLFTRERSMLFNPRHVERTRQFYARHGAKTIVIARFVPIIRTFAPVVAGVGQMAYRRFLVYNVVGGVGWVVSMTWAGYLLGRIIPDLDRYIHLVVAIVIVLSVIPIGIEFARERRKRSPAP